One stretch of Anolis carolinensis isolate JA03-04 chromosome 3, rAnoCar3.1.pri, whole genome shotgun sequence DNA includes these proteins:
- the ubtd1 gene encoding ubiquitin domain-containing protein 1: MGSCVGRQRRERPPAPGHPRKRAGRNEPLKKDRPKWKSDYPMTDGQLRSKRDEFWDTAPAFEGRKEIWDALKAAAYAVESNDHGLAQAIIDGAGVTLPHGSLTECYDELGNRYQLPVYCLAPPVNLIMERSEEEGVEPPEPAPNTRREFPLKVRLSTGKDLRLSASMTDTIGQLKKQLYAQEELEPGWQRWFFSGKLLTDRTRLQETKIQKDFVIQVIINQPPAPRN, from the exons ATGGGCAGCTGCGTGGGCAGGCAACGCAGAGAGCGGCCCCCCGCCCCGGGGCACCCTCGCAAGCGGGCAG GGCGTAATGAACCTCTGAAGAAAGATCGCCCCAAATGGAAGAGTGATTACCCCATGACAGATGGGCAGCTGCGGAGCAAGCGGGATGAGTTCTGGGACACGGCGCCTGCCTTCGAGGGCCGCAAGGAGATCTGGGACGCGCTCAAGGCGGCTGCCTATGCAGTGGAGTCAAATGATCACGGGCTAGCACAGGCCATCATTGACGGTGCTGGAGTTACCTTGCCCCATG GCTCCCTGACTGAGTGCTACGATGAACTGGGCAACCGCTACCAGCTCCCTGTTTACTGCCTGGCCCCGCCTGTCAACCTCATCATGGAGCGGAGCGAGGAGGAAGGGGTGGAGCCCCCAGAGCCGGCCCCCAACACCCGGCGCGAGTTCCCCCTCAAGGTGCGCCTCTCCACTGGCAAGGACCTGCGCCTGAGCGCCAGCATGACTGACACAATCGGGCAGCTCAAGAAGCAGCTCTACGCCCAGGAGGAACTGGAGCCAGGCTGGCAGCGCTGGTTCTTCTCTGGCAAACTCCTGACAGACCGAACCCGCTTGCAGGAGACCAAGATCCAGAAAGACTTTGTCATTCAGGTCATCATCAACCAACCACCGGCACCGAGGAACTGA